A stretch of DNA from Gemmatimonadota bacterium:
GCACGTCGCGGCCGAAGAGCGCCGCCTCCAGGATGCCCGGCCGCCCGGACAGCGCCTCCGCCAGCCGCACCGCCTCCGGCGAGACGAGCCGGTAGATCACCTCACGCGACCCCTCGCGCAGGGCGGCCGGCGTGTCCAGCGCGATCAGGCGGCCGCGGTTCATCAGCGCGAGCCTGTCGCAGTACTCGGCCTCCTCCATGTAG
This window harbors:
- a CDS encoding ABC transporter ATP-binding protein: YMEEAEYCDRLALMNRGRLIALDTPAALREGSREVIYRLVSPEAVRLAEALSGRPGILEAALFGRDVHVSLADAADEADLRVTLQATGIPVDDVARVQPALEDVFVARVRAAGGAAVG